Proteins from one Deinococcus actinosclerus genomic window:
- a CDS encoding phosphodiesterase: MQVVQFSDPHIDLRFPHRAAALARAVTHVNTMPAGPDAVLITGDCVEHGHPDEYALFQDLLRPLRAPVFIVPGNHDDRAALLTLYPPPAPNLPGFLQYAVDDFPLRLIGLDTHRPGHGGGELDGARLDWLEARLREAPERPTLLFMHHPPVRTGLHVMDGMDLRGREALCDLLLDHPQVLRVVAGHLHMSLTAGFAHTTVMTCPGTDATLHPDLSRPAQLRVQRQPPMCLLHAWTPETGLNSFTQVIAPAPWHPLFDGDRWHDFDPPHGPYLSL; encoded by the coding sequence ATGCAGGTGGTTCAGTTCAGCGATCCGCACATCGACCTCCGGTTCCCGCACCGGGCCGCCGCGCTGGCGCGCGCCGTGACGCACGTGAACACCATGCCGGCGGGGCCGGACGCGGTCCTCATCACCGGGGACTGCGTGGAACACGGGCACCCGGACGAGTACGCGCTGTTCCAGGACCTGCTGCGGCCCCTGCGCGCCCCGGTCTTCATCGTGCCGGGCAACCACGACGACCGCGCGGCGCTGCTGACGCTGTACCCGCCGCCCGCACCGAACCTGCCGGGCTTCCTGCAATACGCCGTGGACGACTTCCCCCTGCGCCTGATCGGCCTGGACACCCACCGGCCCGGGCACGGAGGCGGCGAGCTGGACGGCGCGCGGCTGGACTGGCTGGAGGCGCGGCTGCGCGAGGCCCCGGAGCGGCCCACGCTGCTGTTCATGCACCACCCGCCGGTGCGCACGGGCCTGCACGTCATGGACGGCATGGACCTGCGCGGCCGCGAGGCGCTGTGCGACCTGCTGCTGGACCACCCACAGGTGCTGCGGGTGGTGGCCGGGCACCTGCACATGAGCCTCACGGCGGGATTCGCGCACACCACCGTGATGACCTGCCCCGGCACGGACGCCACCCTGCACCCCGACCTGAGCCGGCCGGCGCAGCTGCGCGTGCAGCGCCAGCCTCCCATGTGCCTGCTGCACGCCTGGACGCCCGAGACGGGCCTGAACTCCTTCACGCAGGTCATCGCCCCCGCGCCCTGGCACCCCCTGTTCGACGGGGACCGCTGGCACGACTTCGATCCCCCACACGGCCCGTACCTGTCGCTCTGA
- the mqnB gene encoding futalosine hydrolase produces the protein MHDTGRSGASVLIIVATAGEAARLADLPARVVVSGVGPVAAALATQRALTQAPARLVISAGIGGAYPGSGMHPGDLAVSSVMIQADLGAWDAGTFRPLGELGLSVRPDEPQDALFPAWGGAQAAAVRAGAALGPALTLSSVTGSLEQALALTARYPGALCEGMEGAGVAHAALLRGVPAVEVRGISNPVGPRDRSAWRIPEALAATRRGVEAALAVIGDR, from the coding sequence AGGCCGCGCGCCTGGCCGACCTCCCCGCGCGGGTGGTGGTCAGCGGCGTCGGCCCGGTCGCGGCGGCGCTGGCGACGCAGCGCGCCCTGACGCAGGCGCCGGCGCGGCTGGTGATCAGCGCCGGGATCGGCGGGGCGTACCCCGGCAGCGGCATGCACCCGGGCGACCTTGCGGTGTCCAGCGTGATGATTCAGGCGGATCTGGGCGCCTGGGACGCCGGGACCTTCCGGCCACTGGGCGAACTGGGGCTGTCGGTGCGGCCGGATGAACCGCAGGACGCCCTCTTCCCGGCCTGGGGAGGGGCGCAGGCCGCAGCCGTCCGGGCGGGCGCCGCGCTCGGCCCGGCCCTGACCCTGAGCAGCGTGACGGGCAGCCTGGAACAGGCGCTGGCGCTGACCGCCCGGTATCCCGGCGCGCTGTGCGAGGGCATGGAGGGCGCGGGGGTGGCCCACGCCGCCCTGCTCCGGGGCGTCCCGGCCGTGGAGGTGCGGGGCATCAGCAACCCGGTCGGGCCGCGTGACCGCAGCGCGTGGCGGATCCCCGAGGCGCTCGCGGCCACCCGCCGGGGGGTGGAGGCCGCGCTGGCCGTGATAGGTGACAGGTGA
- a CDS encoding DUF4394 domain-containing protein, whose protein sequence is MKHAALLILSALTLASCSAPRTPAAPAGQVAYGLGGNTLYTFGLDNPQASLSSLSINGLGAGETLVDLDVRNTDGQLYGVTGSGKVYRIDPATGWSTDDSSVALNGKSAVAVDFNPAANRLRVIGTDDANYRHTLAATPVPATGGTTADGTFAYGPTDANAGRNPNLVAAAYTNSFNDTGKANSGQPTTLYSVDADLDALITHPAAGGPTFNTLQTVGALGVDVMAGKTGFDIAGANTALLSSAGASGTTLYTVDLTTGKATAKGNLNVMLGSVALKLATP, encoded by the coding sequence ATGAAACACGCTGCCCTGCTGATCCTGTCCGCCCTGACCCTCGCGTCCTGCTCGGCGCCCCGCACCCCCGCCGCACCCGCCGGGCAGGTCGCCTACGGCCTGGGCGGCAACACGCTGTACACCTTCGGCCTGGACAACCCGCAGGCCAGCCTGAGCAGCCTGAGCATCAACGGTCTGGGGGCCGGCGAGACGCTGGTGGATCTGGACGTCCGCAACACCGACGGGCAGCTGTATGGCGTGACGGGCAGCGGCAAGGTGTACCGCATCGACCCGGCCACCGGCTGGAGCACCGACGACAGCAGCGTCGCCCTGAACGGCAAATCGGCCGTGGCCGTGGACTTCAACCCGGCGGCGAACCGCCTGCGCGTGATCGGCACGGACGACGCGAACTACCGCCACACGCTGGCCGCCACGCCGGTGCCCGCGACCGGCGGCACCACGGCCGACGGCACCTTCGCGTACGGGCCCACCGACGCGAATGCCGGCAGGAACCCCAACCTGGTCGCGGCGGCGTACACCAACTCGTTCAACGACACCGGCAAGGCCAACTCCGGTCAGCCGACCACGCTGTACTCCGTGGACGCCGATCTGGACGCCCTCATCACGCACCCGGCAGCGGGCGGCCCGACCTTCAACACCCTCCAGACGGTGGGGGCCCTGGGCGTGGACGTCATGGCCGGCAAGACCGGTTTCGACATCGCCGGCGCGAACACCGCCCTCCTGAGCAGCGCCGGCGCGAGCGGCACCACGCTGTACACCGTCGACCTGACCACCGGGAAGGCCACCGCGAAGGGCAACCTGAATGTCATGCTCGGCAGCGTGGCTCTGAAACTCGCCACGCCCTGA
- a CDS encoding response regulator, producing MNTRRILLIDDNPNDVELALTALDESEAEGSAVDVAGSGSEALTLLRRARDEGTLPDLVLLDLNMPHMDGIAVLDAIRAERGLQGLPVVMLTTSGESRDIRESYAHGASAYVVKPMDFKQFREALRTIQAFWTALNRPPRTN from the coding sequence GTGAACACCCGCAGAATCCTGCTGATCGACGACAACCCCAACGACGTGGAACTCGCCCTGACTGCCCTGGACGAGTCCGAAGCCGAAGGCAGCGCCGTCGATGTGGCCGGCAGCGGGTCCGAAGCCCTGACCCTGCTGCGCCGCGCCCGCGACGAGGGCACCCTGCCGGATCTGGTGCTGCTCGACCTGAACATGCCCCACATGGACGGCATCGCGGTGCTCGACGCCATCCGGGCCGAGCGCGGCCTGCAGGGCCTGCCGGTCGTGATGCTCACCACCAGCGGGGAGAGCCGCGACATCCGCGAATCCTACGCGCACGGCGCGAGCGCCTACGTGGTCAAGCCGATGGACTTCAAGCAGTTCCGCGAAGCGCTGCGCACCATCCAGGCCTTCTGGACGGCCCTGAACCGCCCGCCGCGCACGAACTGA
- the hisF gene encoding imidazole glycerol phosphate synthase subunit HisF has protein sequence MLTKRIIPCLDVQNGRVVKNVRFFENHRDAGDPLALAQAYEAQQADELVFYDITATFEGRSLMLDVAARVAEQVMMPLTVGGGVNALSDFRQLLLAGADKISVNSGALTRPELIREASDHYGAQCVMLSIDAKRREGGGWNVFRAGGRVDTGLDLIEWATRGQALGAGEICLNVMDADGTRDGFALDATRAVARAVDLPVIASGGAGKLEDFRDVLRSGEDGGNADAALAASVFHFGELTVPQVKAYLKGEGLPVRPDWHDTARL, from the coding sequence ATGTTGACCAAGCGCATCATTCCCTGCCTGGACGTCCAGAACGGCCGGGTGGTGAAAAATGTCCGGTTCTTCGAGAACCACCGCGACGCCGGCGACCCGCTGGCGCTCGCGCAGGCCTACGAGGCCCAGCAGGCCGATGAACTGGTGTTCTACGACATCACCGCCACGTTCGAAGGCCGCAGCCTGATGCTGGACGTCGCCGCGCGCGTGGCCGAACAGGTCATGATGCCCCTGACCGTGGGCGGCGGCGTGAACGCCCTATCCGACTTCCGGCAGCTGCTGCTGGCCGGCGCGGACAAGATCAGCGTGAACAGCGGCGCATTGACCCGCCCCGAGCTGATCCGCGAGGCCAGCGACCACTACGGCGCGCAGTGCGTGATGCTCAGCATCGACGCCAAACGCCGCGAAGGCGGCGGCTGGAACGTCTTCCGCGCGGGCGGCCGGGTCGATACGGGCCTGGACCTGATCGAGTGGGCCACGCGCGGACAGGCGCTCGGGGCGGGCGAGATCTGCCTGAACGTCATGGACGCCGACGGCACCCGTGACGGCTTCGCGCTCGACGCCACCCGCGCCGTGGCGCGCGCCGTGGACCTGCCGGTCATCGCGTCCGGCGGCGCCGGGAAGCTGGAAGACTTCCGCGACGTGCTGCGCTCCGGCGAGGACGGCGGGAACGCCGACGCCGCGCTGGCCGCCAGCGTGTTCCACTTCGGTGAGCTGACCGTCCCACAGGTCAAGGCGTACCTGAAGGGCGAGGGGCTGCCGGTGCGGCCCGACTGGCACGACACTGCCCGACTCTGA
- the nucS gene encoding endonuclease NucS produces the protein MLIESLTHPAPEALLAFLRAHLHARVTLHLAGEVEVLYAGRATSMAEAGDRLLLVKPDGSVQVHGPRGVKPVNWQPRTDHLSADLDGGCVVLHAERRSPAEVVRVRVIQCAQVTALNLADEALFLLQGSEAQMQQALARAPHLIEPGLSVLDRELLVGVGGIDLYARDAQGRYVVVELKRGKAGHEAVHQLGRYVDAVRTQVTAPVRGILAAPDITLPALKVAQAAGLEYVKVDALPQVEEEARQPMLF, from the coding sequence ATGCTGATCGAGTCCCTGACCCACCCTGCCCCCGAAGCCCTGCTGGCGTTCCTGCGCGCCCACCTGCACGCCCGCGTGACCCTGCATCTGGCCGGGGAGGTCGAGGTGCTGTACGCCGGGCGGGCCACCAGCATGGCCGAGGCCGGCGACCGCCTGCTGCTCGTCAAGCCGGACGGTTCCGTGCAGGTGCATGGCCCCCGCGGCGTGAAACCCGTGAACTGGCAGCCGCGCACCGATCACCTCTCGGCGGACCTGGACGGCGGCTGCGTGGTGCTGCACGCCGAGAGACGCAGCCCGGCGGAGGTCGTGCGGGTGCGCGTGATCCAGTGCGCGCAGGTCACGGCGCTGAACCTCGCGGACGAGGCGCTGTTCCTGCTCCAGGGCAGCGAGGCGCAGATGCAGCAGGCCCTGGCCCGCGCGCCACACCTGATCGAGCCGGGCCTGAGCGTCCTGGACCGTGAACTGCTCGTGGGGGTGGGCGGCATCGACCTGTACGCCCGCGACGCGCAGGGCCGCTACGTGGTCGTGGAACTCAAGCGCGGCAAGGCCGGGCACGAGGCCGTGCACCAGCTCGGGCGCTACGTGGACGCCGTGCGCACGCAGGTGACGGCTCCGGTGCGCGGCATCCTCGCTGCGCCGGACATCACCCTGCCCGCGCTGAAGGTCGCGCAGGCCGCCGGGCTGGAATACGTGAAGGTGGACGCGCTCCCCCAGGTGGAGGAGGAGGCGCGTCAGCCCATGCTGTTCTGA
- a CDS encoding DUF72 domain-containing protein yields MRVYIGCGGYSNDDWAAPGLLYDGVRKDDYLSTYARHFDAAELNASFYGIPGLKAFEGMLRKSAGRVRFTVKLHRVFTHDRAPTDADFDRMLQSPEPLREAGVLGPYLAQFPYSFHRTPANRRYLQMLTERFAGHELAVEIRHEDWDRPEVREGMAERGVIWVSPDYPPAGGLPEPQLHVTADVGYLRLHGRNAANWWDGQSAAERHDYLYSRAEMDEWAQKIALVAEDLSELYVFFENTTRGHALKNIPMLREALNAHGVPVQTPDPLDFPDDGRLL; encoded by the coding sequence ATGCGCGTGTATATCGGCTGCGGCGGCTACAGCAACGACGACTGGGCGGCCCCGGGCCTGCTGTACGACGGCGTGCGCAAGGACGACTACCTGAGCACCTACGCCCGGCACTTCGACGCGGCCGAACTGAACGCCTCGTTCTACGGCATTCCCGGCCTGAAGGCCTTCGAGGGCATGCTCCGCAAGAGTGCCGGACGGGTCCGCTTCACCGTGAAACTCCACCGGGTGTTCACGCACGACCGCGCGCCCACCGACGCCGACTTCGACCGCATGCTGCAAAGCCCCGAGCCGCTGCGTGAGGCGGGCGTGCTGGGCCCCTACCTGGCGCAGTTCCCCTACTCGTTCCACCGCACGCCCGCCAACCGGCGGTACCTCCAGATGCTCACCGAACGTTTCGCCGGGCATGAACTGGCCGTCGAGATCCGCCACGAGGACTGGGACCGCCCCGAGGTGCGCGAGGGCATGGCCGAGCGCGGCGTGATCTGGGTCAGCCCGGACTACCCGCCAGCCGGCGGCCTGCCCGAACCGCAGCTGCACGTCACGGCGGACGTGGGCTACCTGCGCCTGCACGGCCGCAACGCCGCGAACTGGTGGGACGGCCAGAGTGCCGCCGAGCGCCACGACTATCTCTACTCCCGCGCCGAGATGGACGAATGGGCCCAGAAGATCGCGCTCGTCGCGGAGGACCTCAGCGAGCTGTACGTGTTCTTCGAGAACACCACCAGGGGCCACGCCCTGAAGAACATCCCCATGCTGCGTGAGGCGCTGAACGCCCACGGCGTGCCCGTGCAGACCCCCGATCCGCTGGACTTCCCCGACGACGGCCGCCTGCTGTAG
- a CDS encoding SRPBCC domain-containing protein, which translates to MPRVARTEITVQAPLERVFDLLVAFSAYGSWNPFVVEVTGAERAAEGVRMRFKLPWRGGRFMHSDEQVTRVQPPAGGAALVAWRYDSPLARWGLLRSERVQTLRHLPNGDTAYVTEEVFHGPAAALVPVRWVQAGFEAQARAMRDHLSPN; encoded by the coding sequence ATGCCCCGTGTCGCCCGGACCGAGATCACCGTGCAGGCCCCCCTGGAGCGGGTCTTCGACCTGCTGGTGGCGTTCAGTGCCTACGGCAGCTGGAATCCGTTCGTGGTGGAGGTCACGGGGGCTGAACGTGCGGCCGAGGGCGTGCGGATGCGATTCAAGCTGCCCTGGCGTGGGGGCCGGTTCATGCACTCCGACGAGCAGGTCACGCGCGTGCAGCCCCCGGCAGGCGGCGCGGCGCTGGTCGCGTGGCGGTACGACAGTCCCCTGGCCCGCTGGGGCCTCCTGCGGTCGGAGAGGGTGCAGACGCTGCGGCACCTGCCGAACGGCGACACGGCCTACGTCACCGAGGAGGTCTTCCACGGCCCGGCAGCGGCACTCGTGCCCGTGCGGTGGGTGCAGGCGGGGTTCGAGGCGCAGGCGCGGGCCATGCGGGATCACCTGTCGCCTAACTAA
- a CDS encoding SDR family NAD(P)-dependent oxidoreductase, which produces MHTLILGATGGIGAATARAFAAAGHTLILSGRDETRLAALASELGATGRVADVGFESHVRTLLEAAPELDTLVYAAGAALPEPLREADPTHVRGVWNANYFGALWAMKHGLGRLAPGGRVYLLGARPELVTARGFSQYAASKAALARAAEVARLEHRGVGITLVLPPAVETGLWAQVGRVPRGALGPDVVARALVADRAGEAQAELRIDG; this is translated from the coding sequence ATGCATACCCTGATTCTGGGCGCGACGGGCGGGATCGGCGCGGCGACGGCGCGGGCCTTTGCGGCCGCTGGACACACGCTGATCCTCTCCGGGCGGGACGAGACGCGACTGGCGGCGCTGGCCTCCGAGTTGGGCGCGACCGGCCGCGTGGCGGACGTGGGCTTCGAGAGTCACGTCCGGACGCTGCTGGAGGCCGCACCAGAGCTGGACACGCTGGTGTACGCGGCGGGCGCGGCGCTGCCCGAGCCGCTGCGGGAGGCGGACCCCACGCACGTCCGGGGGGTGTGGAACGCGAACTACTTCGGGGCGCTGTGGGCCATGAAGCACGGGCTGGGGCGGCTCGCGCCCGGCGGGCGGGTGTACCTGCTGGGCGCACGGCCGGAACTGGTGACGGCGCGGGGCTTCAGTCAGTACGCGGCGAGCAAGGCGGCGCTGGCCCGCGCGGCGGAGGTCGCGCGGCTGGAGCACCGGGGCGTCGGGATCACGCTGGTGCTGCCGCCCGCCGTGGAGACGGGCCTGTGGGCGCAGGTGGGCCGCGTGCCGCGCGGCGCGCTCGGGCCGGACGTGGTGGCGCGCGCCCTCGTCGCGGACCGCGCGGGCGAGGCGCAGGCGGAACTCCGGATCGACGGGTAG
- a CDS encoding 5-formyltetrahydrofolate cyclo-ligase — protein sequence MPAALPPDAPKSEWRAWARAVRSELPDVSAPVMGALRDLLRGLGARRVLAYRALGGEPDVSALSGDFEFLAPRARFRPQPRLTLHPWDTATEPSRFGALQPPADAPQVALDTVDAILLPGLAFDHAGMRLGYGGGFYDRLLPAFRGVTIGVIQAALLVPELPRDPHDCPAQWLVTERGSHDTRQGHPG from the coding sequence GTGCCTGCCGCCCTCCCGCCCGATGCTCCGAAGTCCGAGTGGCGCGCCTGGGCGCGCGCCGTGCGCAGCGAGCTCCCGGACGTGTCCGCGCCGGTCATGGGCGCGCTGCGCGACCTGCTGCGCGGCCTGGGTGCGCGGCGGGTGCTGGCCTATCGCGCGCTGGGCGGTGAACCGGACGTGAGCGCCCTGAGCGGCGACTTCGAGTTCCTGGCCCCCCGCGCCCGCTTCCGGCCCCAGCCGCGCCTGACCCTGCACCCCTGGGACACCGCGACCGAACCCAGCCGCTTCGGCGCGCTGCAACCGCCCGCCGACGCCCCGCAGGTCGCCCTGGACACCGTGGACGCGATCCTGCTTCCGGGGCTGGCCTTCGACCACGCGGGCATGCGCCTGGGCTACGGCGGGGGCTTCTACGACCGCCTGCTGCCCGCATTCCGGGGCGTGACGATCGGCGTGATCCAGGCCGCCCTGCTCGTGCCGGAACTGCCGCGCGACCCGCACGACTGCCCCGCGCAGTGGCTCGTCACCGAGCGGGGCTCGCACGACACCCGCCAGGGCCATCCGGGGTGA
- the hisIE gene encoding bifunctional phosphoribosyl-AMP cyclohydrolase/phosphoribosyl-ATP diphosphatase HisIE, which yields MTSPTPLSPDALNFDPQTGLIPVVTQDARSGAVLMQAWADRAAVQRTLDTREATYWSRSRAQQWVKGATSGHTQQVVDVQADCDGDSLLYRVVQTGPACHTGAYSCYHQPLLTGEAPQAGLDGTLDRVYATITERLATLPENSYVARLHAGGLDRVLKKISEESGEVLLAAKNADRAELATEVADLLFHTLFAMAEVGVSPADVAAVLQEREGRTGLKGPKEVG from the coding sequence ATGACATCCCCCACACCTCTGTCCCCCGATGCCCTGAACTTCGATCCTCAGACCGGCCTGATTCCGGTCGTCACGCAGGACGCCCGCAGCGGCGCCGTCCTGATGCAAGCCTGGGCCGACCGCGCCGCCGTCCAGCGCACCCTGGACACCCGCGAGGCCACCTACTGGTCGCGCTCCCGCGCCCAGCAGTGGGTCAAGGGCGCCACCAGCGGCCACACCCAGCAGGTCGTGGACGTGCAGGCCGACTGCGACGGCGACAGCCTGCTGTACCGCGTCGTGCAGACCGGCCCGGCCTGCCACACCGGCGCGTACTCCTGCTACCACCAGCCCCTCCTGACCGGCGAGGCGCCCCAGGCCGGCCTGGACGGCACGCTCGACCGCGTGTACGCGACCATCACCGAGCGGCTCGCCACGCTGCCCGAGAACAGCTACGTCGCGCGGCTGCACGCCGGCGGGCTGGACCGCGTGCTGAAGAAGATCAGCGAGGAGAGCGGCGAGGTGCTGCTGGCCGCGAAGAACGCCGACCGCGCCGAACTCGCCACCGAGGTCGCCGACCTGCTGTTCCACACCCTGTTCGCCATGGCCGAGGTGGGCGTCAGCCCCGCCGACGTCGCTGCCGTCCTCCAGGAACGCGAGGGCCGCACCGGACTCAAGGGCCCGAAAGAAGTCGGCTGA